A part of Planctomycetia bacterium genomic DNA contains:
- a CDS encoding IS5 family transposase, giving the protein MHRHELTDEQWARLEGLLPGRRGGHGGVARDNRLFMNAVWYVAKTGIPWRDLPERFGKWDTTYHRYNEWCKKKVWQRILEVVQDPDLERLMLDSTIIRAHQHAAGMNGGEDDQALGRSRGGFGTKIHLSVEGLGQPMTICLSPGQDADISHAEQLLSDHPVEEVIADKGYDSNALVEKIESGGAHAIIPPRSNRKTPRDYDRHTYRERNLVERCVSQLKQCRRVATRYEKTARNFLGMILFAAITIWLK; this is encoded by the coding sequence ATGCATCGTCATGAGTTGACAGATGAGCAGTGGGCCCGTTTGGAAGGTTTGCTTCCCGGTCGTCGTGGTGGACATGGCGGGGTGGCTCGCGACAACCGCCTCTTTATGAACGCGGTGTGGTATGTAGCCAAGACCGGTATTCCCTGGCGTGATCTTCCGGAGCGATTTGGTAAATGGGACACGACCTACCACCGTTACAACGAGTGGTGCAAGAAGAAGGTCTGGCAGCGTATCCTGGAAGTGGTTCAGGATCCCGACTTGGAACGCTTGATGCTCGACAGCACGATCATTCGGGCTCACCAGCATGCAGCCGGCATGAATGGTGGTGAGGACGACCAGGCGTTGGGACGATCTCGCGGCGGATTTGGCACGAAAATCCACTTGTCGGTAGAGGGGTTGGGCCAACCCATGACGATCTGTCTCAGTCCGGGGCAGGATGCGGATATCAGCCATGCCGAACAACTGTTGAGCGACCATCCGGTGGAAGAAGTCATCGCTGACAAAGGGTACGACAGCAACGCGCTGGTGGAGAAGATCGAATCTGGTGGAGCACACGCGATCATCCCACCACGATCCAACCGCAAGACGCCACGGGACTATGATCGACATACTTATCGGGAAAGAAACTTGGTGGAACGCTGTGTCAGTCAACTGAAACAATGCCGACGAGTGGCGACCCGATACGAAAAGACGGCTCGAAACTTTCTCGGCATGATTCTCTTCGCTGCCATCACCATCTGGCTCAAATGA